The Symbiobacterium terraclitae genomic interval CAGGAGCGGTGAGCGAACACCCGATTCAGGGCCTGATGAAGACGGCGATGGAAAGCCTTAGAGATATGGTCGACGTGAATACGGTAATCGGCGACCCGGTGGAGACGCCGGACGGCACGGTGATCGTCCCCGTCTCCCGGGTGGCCTTCGGCTTTGCGGCCGGCGGTTCGGAGTTCGCGCCGGCGGGTGCCCGTGAGCCCGGGCAGGATCATCCCTTCGGTGGCGGCAGCGGTGCCGGGGTCTCGGTCCACCCGGTGGGCTTCCTGGTGGTGGCGCGGGACCAGATCCGGATGCTCCCGGTGGACGGCGGCCAGCCGGTCAACCGCCTCATCGACATGGCGCCCCAGCTGCTCGACAAGCTGAAGTCCGCCCTGAGCGGGAGAGCGGCGGAGCCGTGCGGCCGCGACGACGGCAGGGACGACCGCCCGGCCGCGACAGACCCCACCGGGACCCCCGACACACCCGTCAACTGAATCGGGCACCACCCGGGCCGGGCGTATGTTCGCCCGGCCCGGGGCATATCACCCGGGGGAATAGCCTGCCAGCAGGCGGCTTACGCTAGGCAAGGGGGTGGATGCGCTGCGCAGCATGTGGAAGGGCGCCATCAGCTTCGGGCTGGTGACGATCCCCGTGAAGCTATACGCCGCGACGGAGTCCCGGGACATCCGCTTCAACCTGCTCCACGAGCCGTGCCGGACGCCCATTCAGTACCGCAAGTTCTGCCCGAACTGCGAGCGCGAGGTGGAGAGTGCCGAGATCGTCAAGGGGTACGAGTTCGAGCGCGGCCGGTACGTGACCCTGACCGAAGAGGACTTCGAGTCGATCCCGCTGGCCGCCAAAAAGAGCATCGAGATCGTGGGGTTCGTCCGCCTGGCTGAGATCGACCCGGTCTACTACGACAGGACCTATTACCTGGAGCCCGCGGAGGGGGGCGCCAAGGCCTACGCGCTGCTCCGGCACGCGATGGAGCTGACCGGCCGGGTCGCCATCGCCCGGGTGGTGATCCGCTCCCGGGAGTCGCTGGCCGCGCTCCGGGTCTTCCAGGGCGGCGTGATCGCGCTGGAGACCATGCACTTCCCGGACGAGGTGCGCAGCGTGGCCGGGCTCACAGGCATCGTGACGCCCGAACTGCGGCCGCAGGAGATCGAGATGGCCACCGGGCTCATCGAGTCGCTGGCCACCGCGTTCCAACCGGAGCAGTTTGCGAACCAGTACCGCGACGCGCTGATGGAGCTCATCCAGGCCAAGGTGGCGGGAACGCCGCCCGAGGTGGCGGCTCCGGCGCCCGATCAGGGCCGGGTCGTCGATCTGATGGAGGCGCTGAGGGCCTCGATCCAGGCTGCGGAAGGGCGGCGCGGCGCCGTGCCGGGGGCGCCGTCCCCCGCGGGCGCACCCGCCCGGTCCGAGCCCGGGGCAGCGCCGCCGCCCGGCGGCCCCGCAGGGGAGACCATCCCGGGGGTCCCCGGCCGCGTGGCTCCGGCCTCCACGGTCCCTGTGCCCGGGGCCTCCGGTCCCGCACGCCAGGGCCCTGCGGAGCCCGCTCCCGGCTCGGCCCGCTGGCACGCCAGCATCGCACCGCCACCGGGCGTGCCCTCCGCGCCCGCCGGCCCGTCCGGACAGCCCGTGCCGGCAGCGCCGCAGGCGGACGAGGCGATCCCCGGGGGACCGTAGCGGTTGCGGCTTCCCTTTCCCCCGATGCTCCTGGAGCGCGCCGAGGCCCCCTTCGCCGACCTGGGGTGGATCTACCAGGTGAAATGGGACGGGGTGCGCAACCTGACGCTGGTGGAGGGAGGCCGGGTCCGTCACTGGAGCCGCCGCCTGCGGGAGCGGACGGCCCTCTTCCCCGAGTTCGACGGCCTGGCCCGGGCGCTGGCCGGCCGCAGGGCGGTGCTGGACGGCGAGATCATCGTGCTCAGGGACGGCAGGCCCAGCTTCCCGGCCGTCCTGGAGCGGGACCTCGCCGCACGGTCCACGGCCCCGGCCCGGGGACTGCCCGCCACGCTCATGCTCTTCGACCTGCTGGAACTGGACGGCCGGGAGCTGTACGGGCTGCCCCTGACCGAGCGGCTGCAACTGCTGGAGCGGGTCGTGGCGCCGTCGGAGGCGTGGCAGGTGGTCGCCTCCTTCCCGGGCGACCAGGGTCCCGCACTGTTCGAGGCCGCGGTCGCCCGGGGCCTCGAGGGGGTGGTGGCCAAGCGGAGGGGCAGCCTCTACGTCCCGGGCACCCGGAGCCGGGACTGGCTGAAGGTCAAGCGCCGGTCCGAGATGCTCGCCGTGGTGGTCGGCTACACGAACCCCGTCGGACGCCCCGGCGGCCTCCTGCTGGGGGCGTACCGGGAGGGCAGGCTCCGGTACATCGGCCGGGTCGGCTCCGGCCTCACCGCCGGCGACCTGGCGGCGATCAGGGCGCACCTGCCGCCCGGCCCGTGCCCCTTCGACCGGCTGCCCGCCCTGCGGGACCGCTTCAGCGGCGACGTCGGACCGGTCACCTGGGTGGAGCCCCGCCTGACGGTGAGGGTGGCGTTCACCGAGTGGACGGAGGAGCAGCGGCTGCGGGACCCCGTAGTGGTGGGCTTCAGCACGGAGCCGCCGGAGGCCGCCGTGATGCCGTAAGAGACGCAGCGAGGAGGAACGCAGCATGAGCGAACAGGAGTGGCTGCACCAGCCGGGCGAGGGCCTCGACCCGACCGCCCAGGCGCCGGCGTTCGGGCTGGGGCCGGTCCTGGATGCCGACCGGGCCACCATCGTGGCCGTGTTCGCGGACGCTGAGGCCGCCCGGGCCTGCTTCCGGAACCTCCAGGCCCGGGAGGTGCAGGTCGCCCTCGAGGCGGCGGACGCCGCCTGGGAGGAAACGCCGGTCGAGGCGCACCTCCGCGAGCGGGCCATGGGGCGGGGGGTGGTCCTGGGGGCGACGGTGGGCGCGACCGTCGGCTTCCTGGCCGGAACCTACCTGGTCCCGCCAGGGGCCGCCACCGCGACCGGTACGATGGTCACCACGCTCGCGGGGGCGGGGCTGGGCAGCTTCGTCGGCAGCATGGTGGACAGGGATGTGAGGCCTGCGGGCAGGATGGGGGCCACCGGCGCAGAGGGATCCGCCTCCGGGGCTGCCCGGAGCGGCACGGGGCCGGGAGCGGGTGCCTGGCGGCTCTCCGCCACGGTCGACCGCGCCGAGGTGGACGAGGTGATGGACCTGATCGCGCCGTGGAAGCCCGGGGAGCTGCGGGTCGAGTAGTGGCCGGCGGCAGCAGGCAGCGGGTGTCGGTGGCCGGCCGGGAGCTGGTGGTCACCAACCTGGACAAGCCGTTCTGGCCCGAGGACGGGCTGACCAAGGGCGACCTGATCGCCTACTACGTGTCGGTGGCGCAGTACCTCCTGCCGTACCTGCGGGGGCGTCCCGTGGTGCTGACCCGCTACCCGCACGGCTACGGGGACAAGTGGTTCTACCAGAAGGACGCGCCGGAGGGACTGCCGGACTGGATCCCCACCTGGCCCGACCAGGCCGAGGACGGTCGGGTCATCCGGTACATGCGCATCGAGGAGCCCGCGGCGCTGGCGTACGTGGCCAACCTGGGGGCCATCGAGCTGCACCCGTGGCTCTCCTCCTGCAACGCGCCCGACCAGCCCGACTGGGCGGTCATCGACCTGGATCCGGCGGAGGGCGCCACCTTCCAGGACGTGCTGGTGGTCGCCCGGCTGGTGGGGCAGATCCTCGGGGAACTGGGCCTCACGGGCTACCCCAAGCTCTCCGGGGCGACGGGGATCCATATCTTCTGCCGGGCGGAGCCCGGGACCACCTACGCCGAGACGGCGACCTTCTGCGAACTGATCGGCCGCCTTCTGCTGCGGGCCTACCCGGAGAAGGTGACGCTGGAGCGCGCGGTGGCGAAAAGGGCCGGCAAGGTGTACGTCGACTACCTGCAGAACCGGCGGGGGCAGA includes:
- the ytfJ gene encoding GerW family sporulation protein; amino-acid sequence: MVDVNTVIGDPVETPDGTVIVPVSRVAFGFAAGGSEFAPAGAREPGQDHPFGGGSGAGVSVHPVGFLVVARDQIRMLPVDGGQPVNRLIDMAPQLLDKLKSALSGRAAEPCGRDDGRDDRPAATDPTGTPDTPVN
- a CDS encoding Ku protein; this encodes MWKGAISFGLVTIPVKLYAATESRDIRFNLLHEPCRTPIQYRKFCPNCEREVESAEIVKGYEFERGRYVTLTEEDFESIPLAAKKSIEIVGFVRLAEIDPVYYDRTYYLEPAEGGAKAYALLRHAMELTGRVAIARVVIRSRESLAALRVFQGGVIALETMHFPDEVRSVAGLTGIVTPELRPQEIEMATGLIESLATAFQPEQFANQYRDALMELIQAKVAGTPPEVAAPAPDQGRVVDLMEALRASIQAAEGRRGAVPGAPSPAGAPARSEPGAAPPPGGPAGETIPGVPGRVAPASTVPVPGASGPARQGPAEPAPGSARWHASIAPPPGVPSAPAGPSGQPVPAAPQADEAIPGGP
- the ligD gene encoding non-homologous end-joining DNA ligase, which produces MRLPFPPMLLERAEAPFADLGWIYQVKWDGVRNLTLVEGGRVRHWSRRLRERTALFPEFDGLARALAGRRAVLDGEIIVLRDGRPSFPAVLERDLAARSTAPARGLPATLMLFDLLELDGRELYGLPLTERLQLLERVVAPSEAWQVVASFPGDQGPALFEAAVARGLEGVVAKRRGSLYVPGTRSRDWLKVKRRSEMLAVVVGYTNPVGRPGGLLLGAYREGRLRYIGRVGSGLTAGDLAAIRAHLPPGPCPFDRLPALRDRFSGDVGPVTWVEPRLTVRVAFTEWTEEQRLRDPVVVGFSTEPPEAAVMP
- the ligD gene encoding non-homologous end-joining DNA ligase codes for the protein MAGGSRQRVSVAGRELVVTNLDKPFWPEDGLTKGDLIAYYVSVAQYLLPYLRGRPVVLTRYPHGYGDKWFYQKDAPEGLPDWIPTWPDQAEDGRVIRYMRIEEPAALAYVANLGAIELHPWLSSCNAPDQPDWAVIDLDPAEGATFQDVLVVARLVGQILGELGLTGYPKLSGATGIHIFCRAEPGTTYAETATFCELIGRLLLRAYPEKVTLERAVAKRAGKVYVDYLQNRRGQTITSVYGVRPLPGAPVSAPVTWAEVAGEPPRFTIRTLPDRLAAVGDLFAPMVNAPQDLRGAIERLKRIV